From one Brachypodium distachyon strain Bd21 chromosome 4, Brachypodium_distachyon_v3.0, whole genome shotgun sequence genomic stretch:
- the LOC100840463 gene encoding uncharacterized protein LOC100840463, with the protein MLLRPASSPPRPHFPAAAGRTRSAAPFFLVLSRRQRRRHRPYTLLLRASLSDVLASLPASLALVGPAAAAAAAAVVSSFSSPSSYFRSSIPSSPSPSNSDYDGRGDASGEWILFTSPTPFNRSVLLRCPSVSFEDGGVLLDGVNERLLTEDRHYVNLSRGRIPAARGGEGAGRISYQRICIPMEDGGVVALDWPENLDLDKEHGLDSTVLIVPGTPEGSMERGIEMFVLDALKNGYFPVVMNPRGCGGSPLTTPRLFTAADSDDICTAVRFINSKRPWTTIMGVGWGYGANMLTKYLVEVGESTPLTAAVCIDNPFDLEEATRSFPHNIALDQKLMAGLVDILRANKELFQGKDKDFDVQKALSANCLRDFDGAISMISHGFATVDDFYSENSMRLSVARVKIPVLFIQSDDGTVPLLSVPRSSISENPFTSLLLCSCVHSSVFTFERNTVLWCQNLTLEWLSAVEFALLKGRHPLIKDVDMTINPSKGLAFVESQPNNNVPKDNNFQEQSQFIFYNNVPHGINGLLTDSANGYSGAEVLESGLLEDNSDIDRIRQVADEEESGESSEDVEEGHVLQSASLVMHMLDATMPGTLDDDQKKKVMVAVEQGESLVKALEEAVPEDVRGKLTASVTEILQSKRENFNLDALKRLGWTRSTTKRVVQEKVKESAHGSGLQDVKMLDQHRGVTSTDEGDQKDTNLTSSENNPGEGIDFSQGKSCQASGPVGTGIEMANEQTQLNKSEKDSSGINESSEEQHMIDQGSETAPKHVSDDQPTVNSNGAPSERVQSADVTAEQNPQSYVIEKEGDAVSANVDEVEHDVIDQNMQVPKTEESKPPTVNVTQALDALTGFDDSTQMAVNSVFGVLENMIDQFEKQHDAENGDTSDGITVEPSVDETESDVLVDVDTVSIGRNKNQSSSDEPEHSISVEASIMPEDHTFGERKSNLSIIPPSKGKMRNSQRNISGNHVDRDVTKWPSGSPDYLLDIAANPYLKVQYALYLHDVLSTQLKLQSPHLNSATELLLDPQEGKWKLADQMHNVHNNISKSDKNSGIEEEIKHAASSQAPSRTDNVILQPHSVLGNFADTKSKVNERLPGSALKQTLTYFITDELSNALKIEVGRKLGIKNAEQLQRSLARDVKRLAAQVSRNIVLHSELYIATSVQRNPTTVKFGVIHGENVVEAVSTAVQQSHDLRDVLPVGVIVGVTLASLRNYFHVGVSKHDNLTKAAVKSGILNEDLIIQDTDEENMDNPSPRKEANVDPSTKKEVNIDYQFEENVELKQQEITRSEGKGMMVGAVTAALGASAFVAHHQQKTAEEHGSMYSTSTYSQHSLDETGQEKSQNNLMSSFAEKAMSIAAPVVPTKGDGGVDQDRLVAVLAELGQRGGILRFVGKIALLWGGIRGAMSLTDRLILFLHIRERPLFQRILGFSFMVLVLWSPVVIPLLPTLVQSWTINASAGIVGDACIVGLYVSIMILVLLWGKRIRGYENPVEQYGMNLASPSRLQEFFQGLVGGVAVVCLVHSISILLGFATFRAGSSSLLARPFDLLKSSSNVLLLALRGFMTATSIAVVEEVVFRSWLPEEVAVDLGHYHAILISGVTFSLIHRSLPSVPGFLLLSLVLFGLKQRTQGNLAAPIGLRSGIMTASFLIQSSSIITFKPETPFWMISTYHLHPFDGAIGLSICALLAILFFPQKPVQDTFVS; encoded by the exons ATGCTTCtccgccccgcctcctccccacctCGCCCCCatttccccgccgccgcgggccgcacgaggagcgccgcccccttcttcctcgtgCTCAGCCGCCGCCAGCGACGGCGTCACCGCCCGTacaccctcctcctccgcgcctccCTCTCCGACGTCCTCGCCAGTCTCCCCGCCTCGCTCGCGCTCGTCGGCcccgcggcggctgcggcagccgcggcggtcgtctcctccttctcctccccgtccTCCTATTTCCGGAGCAGCATCCCGTCGTCGCCGTCTCCTTCCAACTCGGATTATGACGGGCGTGGGGACGCCTCCGGCGAGTGGATCCTCTTCACCAGCCCGACGCCGTTCAACCGCAGCGTGCTGCTGCGGTGCCCGTCCGTGTCGTTCGAGGACGGCGGAGTGCTCCTCGACGGCGTCAACGAGCGGCTGCTCACCGAGGACCGGCACTACGTGAACCTAAGCCGTGGCCGCATCcccgcggcgcgcggcggggaaGGCGCCGGCCGTATATCCTATCAGAGGATTTGTATACCCATGGAGGATGGCGGGGTGGTTGCGCTTGATTGGCCAGAGAATTTGGATCTGGATAAGGAGCATGGGCTTGATTCGACGGTGCTTATCGTGCCTGGCACTCCCGAAGGGAGCATGGAGAGGGGCATCGAGATGTTCGTGTTGGATGCACTGAAGAATGGCTACTTCCCCGTTGTGATGAACCCCAGAGGGTGTGGCGGCTCGCCGCTCACTACACCAAG GTTATTTACAGCAGCTGACAGTGATGATATCTGCACAGCAGTACGCTTTATAAACAGCAAAAGACCATGGACGACAATAATGGGTGTTGGATGGGGATATGGTGCCAATATGCTGACAAAGTACCTTGTGGAAGTTGGAGAGTCCACTCCTCTTACTGCTGCTGTTTGTATCGACAATCCTTTTGACCTAGAAGAAGCAACTAGATCGTTTCCTCACAATATCGCTCTTGATCAAAAGCTCATGGCTGGCTTGGTCGATATTCTGCGTGCTAATAAG GAACTCTTTCAAGGAAAAGATAAAGACTTTGATGTTCAAAAGGCTTTGTCAGCCAACTGTTTGCGGGACTTTGATGGAGCAATATCCATGATTTCACATGGGTTTGCTACTGTTGATGACTTCTATTCGGAAAATAGCATGAGGCTGTCAGTTGCCCGTGTGAAAATACCTGTACTCTTTATACAG AGTGATGACGGCACTGTGCCACTTCTATCAGTACCACGTAGTTCAATATCAGAAAATCCTTTTACGAGCCTTCTCCTTTGTTCTTGTGTACATTCCAGTGTCTTCACCTTCGAGAGAAACACTGTGTTATGGTGCCAGAATCTGACCTTAGAG TGGTTGTCAGCAGTGGAGTTTGCACTTCTGAAGGGTCGTCATCCGCTTATCAAAGACGTGGATATGACTATTAACCCATCTAAAGGTCTAGCATTCGTTGAATCTCAACCGAATAATAATGTCCCAAAAGACAATAATTTCCAGGAGCAATCTCAGTTTATTTTCTATAATAATGTTCCACATGGGATAAATGGGCTGCTCACCGATTCTGCAAATGGGTATTCTGGCGCCGAAGTACTAGAAAGTGGGCTGTTAGAAGATAATAGTGATATAGACAGGATAAGGCAAGTTGCAGATGAAGAGGAGTCAGGAGAGAGTTCTGAAGATGTCGAAGAAGGTCATGTACTACAATCAGCAAGTCTTGTGATGCATATGCTGGATGCTACAATGCCTGGTACTCTGGATGATGATCAAAAGAAGAAG GTTATGGTGGCAGTGGAGCAAGGTGAATCTCTTGTGAAAGCTCTAGAAGAAGCTGTACCTGAGGATGTGCGTGGAAAGCTTACAGCTTCTGTGACTGAAATTTTACAATCTAAACGAGAAAATTTTAACTTAGATGCCTTAAAGCGGCTTGGCTGGACAAGGTCAACCACCAAGAGAGTGGTCCAAGAAAAGGTCAAAGAGTCGGCTCATGGAAGTGGACTTCAGGATGTCAAAATGCTTGATCAGCACAGAGGTGTTACATCCACTGATGAGGGAGACCAGAAAGATACTAATTTGACCTCAAGCGAGAATAACCCTGGAGAGGGTATTGATTTTTCGCAAGGAAAGTCTTGCCAAGCTTCTGGGCCTGTTGGAACTGGAATCGAAATGGCAAATGAACAGACACAGCTCAACAAATCAGAGAAAGATAGCTCTGGAATAAATGAAAGCAGTGAAGAGCAGCACATGATCGATCAGGGCAGTGAAACAGCTCCAAAGCATGTTTCTGATGATCAACCAACAGTCAACTCAAATGGGGCTCCTAGTGAGCGAGTGCAGTCAGCTGATGTTACAGCAGAGCAGAATCCACAGTCCTATGTGATAGAAAAAGAGGGTGATGCAGTTAGTGCCAATGTAGATGAGGTTGAACATGATGTTATTGACCAGAACATGCAAGTGCCTAAAACAGAAGAATCGAAACCTCCCACAGTTAATGTGACACAGGCACTAGATGCCTTAACTGGATTTGATGACTCAACACAAATGGCTGTCAACAGTGTATTTGGAGTTCTCGAAAATATGATTGACCAGTTTGAAAAACAACATGACGCTGAGAATGGGGACACTTCTGATGGAATCACTGTTGAACCTTCTGTAGATGAGACAGAGTCTGATGTGCTGGTCGATGTGGACACTGTGTCAATTGGAAGGAACAAAAATCAATCATCATCTGATGAACCAGAACATAGCATTTCTGTCGAAGCTTCCATCATGCCTGAAGATCACACTTTTGGTGAGAGAAAATCCAATTTAAGCATCATTCCACCTTCTAAAGGAAAGATGAGGAATTCTCAAAGAAATATATCTGGAAACCATGTGGATCGTGATGTTACAAAGTGGCCGAGTGGCTCACCTGATTATTTATTGGATATAGCTGCCAACCCTTACTTGAAGGTGCAGTACGCTTTGTACCTTCACGACGTTCTTTCTACACAACTGAAACTGCAATCACCACATTTGAATTCGGCAACTGAACTTCTCCTTGATCCACAAGAGGGTAAATGGAAACTTGCAGATCAAATGCACAATGTGCATAACAACATTTCTAAATCTGACAAAAATAGTGGCATCGAGGAAGAGATCAAACATGCAGCTTCCTCCCAAGCTCCATCTAGGACAGACAATGTTATTTTGCAACCCCACTCGGTTCTGGGAAATTTTGCTGACACTAAAAGCAAGGTAAATGAAAGGTTACCTGGTAGTGCTCTGAAACAGACACTCACGTACTTCATTACTGATGAATTATCAAATGCCCTCAAAATTGAAGTTGGTCGCAAACTAGGGATAAAAAATGCAGAGCAACTTCAAAGAAGTCTTGCACGTGATGTCAAACGACTCGCTGCTCAAGTTTCTAGAAATATTGTGCTTCACAGTGAGTTATACATAGCAACAAGTGTGCAGAGGAATCCAACAACTGTGAAATTTGGTGTGATTCATGGAGAAAATGTTGTTGAAGCTGTATCAACGGCAGTTCAGCAATCTCATGATCTGAGAGATGTTCTTCCAGTGGGTGTCATAGTTGGTGTAACTTTAGCGTCTCTGAGAAATTACTTCCATGTCGGTGTGTCTAAGCATGATAACCTTACAAAAGCTGCAGTCAAGTCAGGAATTTTAAATGAGGATCTTATTATTCAGGATACTGATGAAGAAAATATGGATAATCCATCCCCAAGAAAAGAAGCTAATGTAGATCCTTCCACCAAAAAAGAAGTAAATATAGATTATCAGTTTGAAGAAAATGTTGAGCTCAAGCAGCAGGAGATAACAAGGTCAGAGGGTAAAGGAATGATGGTTGGGGCTGTCACGGCTGCCCTGGGTGCTTCTGCCTTCGTAGCACATCATCAA CAAAAGACGGCTGAAGAGCATGGTAGCATGTATAGCACCTCAACATACTCTCAGCATAGTCTTGACGAAACTGGACAGGAAAAGAGCCAGAATAACTTAATGAGCAGTTTTGCTGAGAAAGCCATGTCCATTGCAGCCCCTGTTGTACCGACGAAAGGTGATGGTGGGGTTGATCAGGACAG GCTGGTTGCTGTTCTAGCTGAACTAGGACAAAGAGGGGGGATTTTGAGATTTGTGGGGAAAATCGCTCTGCTCTGGGGAGGTATTCGTGGTGCTATGAGCCTGACTGACAGGCTCATCTTGTTCTTACATATCAGGGAGCGCCCCTTATTTCAGAG GATCCTGGGATTTTCCTTCATGGTACTTGTTCTATGGTCTCCAGTTGTGATTCCTCTGTTGCCAACACTTGTTCAAAGTTGGACAATAAACGCTTCAGCAGGAATTGTTGGAGATGCTTGCATCGTTGGCCTATATGTATCTATAATGATACTTGTCCTGCTATGGGGAAAAAGAATACGTGGCTACGAGAATCCAGTTGAGCAATATGGGATGAATCTTGCATCTCCATCAAGG CTGCAAGAATTTTTTCAAGGTCTTGTCGGAGGTGTGGctgttgtttgtttggtgcATTCAATAAGCATTTTACTTGGCTTTGCAACTTTTCGAGCAGGGTCATCTTCACTACTAGCTAGACCCTTTGATCTTCTTAAATCTTCAAGTAATGTATTGTTGCTAGCTCTTAGAGGGTTTATGACAGCAACTAGCATTGCTGTGGTGGAGGAAGTGGTTTTTAGATCATGGCTTCCAGAAGAAGTTGCTGTTGATCTTGGTCACTACCATGCCATTCTGATATCGGGAGTTACTTTTTCTCTAATTCACCG GTCTCTACCTTCAGTACCAGGTTTCTTGCTACTTTCGCTAGTGCTTTTTGGACTTAAACAAAGAACCCAAGGGAATCTCGCTGCACCAATTGGCCTGCGGTCCGGAATAATGACTGCTAGTTTTCTAATACAAAGCAGTAGCATTATTACATTCAAACCTGAGACTCCTTTCTGGATGATTAGTACCTACCATCTGCATCCTTTTGATGGTGCTATTGGATTAAGTATTTGTGCTTTACTTGCTATCCTTTTCTTCCCTCAAAAACCTGTCCAGGACACTTTTGTGTCGTGA
- the LOC100825869 gene encoding uncharacterized protein LOC100825869, whose amino-acid sequence MIISSSGGGGGGGGRRGAYSCKESCHDGHCLPPPHSAKCLCLYLFLSLTLFVVVASVLITVFATRLKKPTFNLQSIQMDRSFSIRSSSSNYSGDGNETSSCSVASLLFAAQNPNGIGIRYSAVDLGVAYANESVGAMDVPTFYQPPRSSNVTVLMHALFEESNVSRLVVSELSAQRMRVEIRIAGSIDATTHFMNFQLPKLQFTLDCTIATNYTDLVLREGIDSVTTRKALQVSTMPPISQKCSIKLHMRSRAKRTRLTDLGC is encoded by the exons ATGAtcatcagcagcagcggcggcggcggcggcggcggcgggaggagaggAGCCTACAGCTGCAAGGAGAGCTGCCATGACGGCCACTGCCTACCTCCTCCTCACTCTGCCAAATGCCTCTGCCTCTACCTCTTCCTCTCGCTGACCCTCTTCGTCGTCGTGGCGTCCGTGCTGATCACCGTCTTCGCCACGAGGCTAAAGAAGCCGACCTTCAACCTGCAATCCATCCAGATGGACAGATCCTTCAGCATCCGGTCTTCGTCATCGAACTATAGCGGCGACGGCAACGAGACTTCGTCATGCTCGGTGGCGTCGCTGCTGTTCGCGGCGCAGAACCCCAACGGGATCGGGATAAGGTACAGCGCAGTGGACCTCGGCGTGGCCTACGCCAACGAGTCCGTGGGCGCCATGGACGTGCCGACCTTCTACCAGCCGCCGCGGAGCAGCAACGTCACGGTGCTCATGCACGCCCTTTTCGAGGAGTCCAACGTCAGCCGGCTCGTCGTCAGCGAGCTCTCGGCGCAGCGGATGCGCGTCGAGATCAGGATCGCCGGGAGCATCGACGCCACCACGCACTTCATGAACTTCCAGCTGCCAAAACTTCAG TTTACGCTCGATTGCACGATAGCAACTAACTACACCGATTTAGTGCTCCGGGAAGGGATCGATTCTGTGACTACACGCAAG GCTCTTCAAGTATCTACGATGCCTCCTATCTCACAGAAGTGTTCTATAAAGCTTCACATGAGGTCAAGGGCGAAGAGGACAAGGCTTACAGATTTAGGATGCTGA